The region tatcttaaaaacgtcaaatcaataataattaacaataaatatcttaaaattgtctaatttcaccatttttcaaagttaaaaatAGCAAAAACTCAacacttttgtcttctagtattttatccatgaaacttgtcttctttttaatatttaatatattaatattaataattaataaaaaaatttgtatatattatatgcggtgcggtgcggttttttaaaactaataaccgcaccacaccgcaaatttgcggtttttaaaaaacagaaaacctcaccatcgatttttattgcggttgcggtttatcggttgcggtttttgcggttaattttaaTTGCGGtgtggtttttgctcacccctagttaAATAACATATTAAAAGTAAAATGAGTTAAAGATAAAATATCTAGCAAACATATTATATATTTTATGacattgtattattattattattattattattattattttattattatttttttttatttttgctttAAATCTTACATTATATTTTTCAATTTCGTTCAATTTTGATGTTTTTATCAAGACCCTCATAGGGTACTCGATTTGCCATTCTAGGATGAAAAATGTGATGTCAAAGTTAGAAAAAAAATACATTGTGTTTATAGATAAAATTTGAAAAATACAATGATAGAataaaaaagggaaaatgacttatgagTCAATGAAGTTTTCAAATCGTTCAAAAAATtcaatcatgttttgtttgttcaaGGAAACCCAACGAAGTTgacattttgtttaaaaaaaaacccAACTAAGTTAGGCCCTGTTTGATATGCATCTGACAGAGTCAGGTCAGACAtttttggctgactcggtcagaCGAAAGGTGTTTGATAGACAAAATCTTGATGTCTGACTCGGAAAGCAAGGTCTGACCGAGAAAGAAGTTGGGAGATGGCTGACCCAGAAAGAAAGTGAGGGTTTCCAATAGTACCCTTGGCTTGGATAAAAACTCATAGCTAATGAAGGTTACGAGATTAGAACTTAGGTCTCCCTTGTAAAAGGGATGGTGTTTACCTGCAAGCTAAATGGGTTATTGTGTTTTAtttctaaaataatatatttaatgtcTATTATGCTAGAAGTTttttatacattattattattattattattattattattattattattattattattattatcaatgtctattattattattattattattattattgttgttgttgttgttgttgttgttgttgttgttattattattattattattgcataGAAACGTGTAGAGCatcggggtaaaatggtcattttgcaccagtcagcacattcagtcagattttcaatcaaacaacatgatttcttactcagtcagaATTTCTTACTGAGACAGACCTTTCTCAATCAGCACTTTCTcgatcagcaactatcaaacggggccttaCACTTTTGTTCAATTCTATGGAAGTCAAAGAAAAGAAATAGATGACTTGGTTTATTACCATATGGGGAAAATGACttcaaaccgttcaaaaaacttcaatcatttttgtctgttcaaaaaaaTTCAACAAACTTGGTTTTTAAACGGTTTGAAAACTTCGTTGGGTTTTTTTAGACAAAAGGTTAAGTTCATTGGTTTTTTTTACATACAAAAGATGATTAAGATTTTTTGAATGGTTTGAAAATTTTGTTGGGCttgtaagtcattttcccaataaaaaataaaaaatacactaGTCTACTTATAACAAAAAATAACACATGAAAATcattaaaacaaaaaacatattaCACAATTTTATACTATTTATTTTCAAttgaaaccaaacaaaaaaaagaCTTGGACTTataaaaatcaataaataaataaaatatgtaaatGATCCATACAAATTCTTATCTTCAATTCGTTTTAAAGGATGCAAATTCTAGTACATACATGACAAACTATCATCTTCGATTCgtaaaattctcaatcttctaTTCTTTTTAAAAGAAGCATATTTGTTTTAAAGGGTCGTGGTGGAAGAATCACCTCCCCCAAATTAACTAGAACTATTACGGTATTACCCATCCATTATACATATCAAACATGTTTCTAAGCAAACATTTATATTTACTCAATTGTTCTATACATAATTGACAAATGACAAattaaatcaaaaaaataaacaaatttttGGGACAATGTCTTATGTCTCCAAACTCAGCCAGCAGCCCCGCGGCCCCGCCGGCGGTGCCTCTTGTCACATCCATTAACATAAAATGAACAAACCGGTTAACTTTGACCTCCGTCGCCATTGTTATTACCAGGGCTAAAAGGATTAAACCTTCTACTGCTGCTCAAAATTCTCCTCAATGACCTCATTCCAGAAAACACTGGAGTTTTCTCATCATCATCCTCACTAACCACCTGCCTTGGTATATCAATTACCAAATCTGGTTTCCCTCTATCATTATTTTTCtgcgacgatgatgatgatgaagaagaagatgaaggtgGCTCGAAAGGTAAAATAGGAGCTTGATGCTGATTAGTCGCTTCTTCCAGTTGAGAAGTCAAAGTGCTTACTTCCGTTTCGTCACCCCAAAACAACATATTTGCGGGGAAAGTGTGTGAGTTTGAATCCCCACTGTTTGTCGATTGTTCTTGTGTTTGATGATTCTCAAGTAAACTTTCCACCGAAACTTCGGTTTGTTCTTGAACTGGGTTTCTGCAGATAGGGCAAGTTGAATGTGAATGAAACCACATATCAATGCATTCCGCATGAAACGCATGATTGCATTTAGGCAAAATTCGAGTTTTTTCTCCTTCCATGATTTCGGATAAGCAAACCGAACATTCCAACCCGTTTTTGAAGTCTTTTGCCTCGAATAGTATAACCGGTAAAGTATTGAGGAAGGAAGCATCGAGGCCACGGCGGAGGACAGTGACGCCGGAGTGCTGATCTTGGCGATGGCGGTTGGTGTGGGCGTCTATAGCCCGTTGACGGCGGTGCCATAACCACCTGGCGTAGATATGGAATAAGAAAACAAGAATGAGGACGACGAACAAAGCTATGATGGTGGCAATCAAGACTCTTCCGGTGACCTCCATGACACCTGGATCATCCAATTTGTTATCGCTCATCTttaatttgatcaagaattagaaAAAGGTTTAAACTTGTTGATCGGAGGAGAAACCCAGAAGtgaaaaacaaaaactaaattggAAGTTGAGGAGGAAGTGGGAGAATATTATAGGGAGGAGGAAAAGGAGGTGAAATGAGGTGAAGTAGTGGCGGCGTTTTAGGTTGCCAAAGAGGAAGAAGTATTCAAAGTGGCAATCTGTTTGACCATGTATAGCTATTTGAC is a window of Lactuca sativa cultivar Salinas chromosome 1, Lsat_Salinas_v11, whole genome shotgun sequence DNA encoding:
- the LOC111908651 gene encoding RING-H2 finger protein ATL3-like, which encodes MSDNKLDDPGVMEVTGRVLIATIIALFVVLILVFLFHIYARWLWHRRQRAIDAHTNRHRQDQHSGVTVLRRGLDASFLNTLPVILFEAKDFKNGLECSVCLSEIMEGEKTRILPKCNHAFHAECIDMWFHSHSTCPICRNPVQEQTEVSVESLLENHQTQEQSTNSGDSNSHTFPANMLFWGDETEVSTLTSQLEEATNQHQAPILPFEPPSSSSSSSSSSQKNNDRGKPDLVIDIPRQVVSEDDDEKTPVFSGMRSLRRILSSSRRFNPFSPGNNNGDGGQS